Proteins from a single region of Vanessa tameamea isolate UH-Manoa-2023 chromosome 23, ilVanTame1 primary haplotype, whole genome shotgun sequence:
- the LOC113397737 gene encoding small ribosomal subunit protein bS16m, whose protein sequence is MPLPPASGTGRYFAKAAKSIRLLRHGCTNRPFFHISVTQRRRPNSLPVIEQLGSYDPMPNMDNEKLVALNLERIKYWLGHGAHVTPPVAELLGLAGFFPIHPRSYMTAWRNRATERENLAKEAEKAAEDKDA, encoded by the exons ATGCCTCTACCACCGGCAAGTGGAACAGGACGATACTTTGCCAAAGCGGCGAAATCGATCCGATTACTTCGACATGGTTGTACCAATAGACCTTTTTTTCACATCTCTGTAACTcaa agaaGACGGCCGAATAGCCTACCTGTTATTGAACAGCTAGGCTCATATGATCCAATGCCTAATATGGATAATGAAAAGTTGGTGGCTCTGAACTTAGAAAGGATTAAGTATTGGCTCGGTCATGGTGCTCATGTTACACCTCCAGTGGCAgaattattag GTTTAGCAGGTTTCTTCCCTATTCACCCCCGATCCTACATGACTGCATGGAGAAACCGAGCGACTGAGAGAGAGAATCTAGCAAAGGAAGCTGAAAAGGCTGCAGAGGACAAAGatgcataa